Proteins encoded together in one Lathyrus oleraceus cultivar Zhongwan6 chromosome 5, CAAS_Psat_ZW6_1.0, whole genome shotgun sequence window:
- the LOC127085938 gene encoding transcription elongation factor SPT6-like isoform X1 → MARVRKKSTPEEDEQEKILRKGKRKLASTVDDDDEEDMDEFEVDGFLVGSDEDKEDSGEEDNPKQTQKKKKRKRSSKNIVLDDDDLELIRENKKKMNDGKLKRLKKTGKVTEPMEQSSDDEGSLNDLFEDVTDDSEDDMSDFIVDEEPAIYGKGDSLRPKKFKGMKHSSSLSKEAKHRSGKSGNDPKNMDVAGEGNSVADSDLPERIQMIEDIVGSIPVDRMSIEEESSWILRQLESNINPFFSEAKSCGLGDSVNREDIVRFLELYHIKKYDIPFIAMYRKEQCPSLLRDGKQDDSESTLLNDGEGKPKLNWHKILWIIKELDIKWLHLQKRKSMLQRYYNKHFEDECQMSFLAEESSFHKQIFDSITNMLEKAETEKEIDDVDMKFNLYFPPADEFLSSGYKRPLMKTYYSDCRKAGLSSLARKIGNPEKFSSLVTLNRVGVASEEDPEESPEEMAAIYTCETFRTSEAVLKGARHMASLMLSCEIPFRKHVRSIFMDKALVSTSPTLKGNIAIDSFHEFAGFKWLKDKPLLKFEDSQWLLIQKGEEEELLKVEIKLPDDAVKELLAIFNDAYLKDSEGTSTQLWNEQRKSIVQDTISSILLPSMEKEARALLNAKAKICSLMKYGMQFWNRISVAPYLNNDNAAAQERGVVACCWGNGKPGTTFVMLDSKGELVDIMHAGSLTLRSQNVNDQQRRKSDQKCVLKFLTIHRPKVIVLGAANATCIRLKEDINEIISMMSEDNFQDVSQEMNGLPAVVLGDEGLPHLYEESEISMSQFPRQYGIVKRAVALGRYLLNPLAMVATLCGVNKEVLSWKLNPLERFLSSDEKMEMIEWIMIDITNQVGIDINMGIRHDWLLAPLLFVSGLGPTKAGVLHRELLGGTDVRNRKDLAKFGLNTKRVFCNAVGFLQVSGDDPNFIDTAGNILDRTRIHPESYSLAEELAKAVVTIHYADANDTQVNAIECIQNEPKLLESFDLNEYADRMETEKGEYKRVTLFDMKMELVHGFNDPRSPYQEPTQEDEFYMVTGETGVALIEGERVQATVRRVLARQAFCVLESGISGVLFKEDFSDDIGDIPLTEKLREGVVLKCKIKLIDKSRCQVNLTCKVSELKSVGDQSFRDMDPYYCQGNFDLLSKQESTDKKDVNKNFLSRKISHPHFQNITADQAKEFLAEKIVGEFIFHPSSRGLCYLTLSLKFFDALYVHKDILEGEKSDDMNSLVELGRTLKVGDEIFESIDKVIELYVNPLVVHLKDLINFRKFKKGTKAEVDELLKHEKEEYPNRIPYGIGISFEHPGVFILSYIRSTNPHHEYIALHPKGFKFRKQIFNNVEQLMAYFQNHINDNVARANDQSKDYNDSGGGRGRGRGRGGGGGSCYKCGESGHMARECTQEGGGGGGGGRGGGGGTCYKCGESGHMARECTQEGGGGGGRGGGGTCYKCGESGHMARECTQEGGGGGGRGGGGTCYKCGESGHMARECTQEGGGGGGRGGGGGGACYKCGESGHMARECTQEGGGGGGRGGGSCYKCGESGHMARECTQEGGGGGGWSSSGGRRGGRGRGRGRGSSYSSFSHDDSVDVNDGGGFGTSNGGSGWGGTGGGSGWGGSGGKSWGGNSTNEESNPEKGGWGVTAADNGGSGNDNSGWSSAHGKNATSSGGESGWGATGGKSWGGNSSNKESNTTEGGWGVTTGSGNETGGTSWGGNSTNKESNATKGGWGVTTGSGNEIGGKSWGGNSTNKESNTAVGSWGVMAGSGNETGGKSWGGNSTNNESNTTGGGWGVTAGSGNETGGKSWGGNSTNKESNTTEGGWGVTTGSGNETGGKSWGENSTNKESNAAVGGWGVTAGSGNETGGKSWGGNSTNNESNTTGGGWGVMAGSGNETGGKSWGGTSTNNESNTTGGGWGVTAASGNETGGKSWGGNSTNKESNTTEGGWGVTTGSGNETGGKSWGGNSTNKESNTTGGWGVTTGSGNQDSGWSSGHWKNAAPSGGESGWGGTNGGSGWGGTGGSGGKSWGGSSTYEENNTAEGGGSGYGGGGGRGSGRGGGACFKCGESGHMARDCTQEGGGGRGGGGRGGGRGGGACFKCGESGHMARDCTQEGGGGGRGGGRGGGACFKCGESGHMSRECTQNGGGGGGGWGGGGRGGGRGGGVCFKCGESGHMARECTQEGGGGGGRGSGGGGACFKCGESGHMARECTQEGGSGGGGGGRYGGGGGGNCFKCGESGHFARECPSSTS, encoded by the exons ATGGCGAGAGTAAGAAAAAAATCTACTCCCGAAGAAGATGAACAAG AGAAAATCCTAAGGAAAGGGAAACGGAAATTAGCTTCTACTGTTGACGACGATGACG AAGAAGACATGGATGAGTTTGAGGTGGATGGGTTTTTAGTTGGTAGTGATGAAGACAAGGAAGATAGCGGTGAAGAAGATAATCCTAAGCAAACacaaaagaagaaaaagagaaa GAGATCGTCAAAAAACATTGTTCTTGATGACGATGATCTTGAATTGATCCGTGAGAACAAGAAAAAAATG AATGATGGGAAGCTGAAGAGGCTTAAAAAGACTGGCAAAGTTACCGAGCCGATGGAACAATCTTCTGATGATGAAG GATCTCTTAATGATCTTTTCGAAGATGTGACTGATGATTCTGAAGATGATATGTCAGATTTTATAGTGGACGAAGAGCCTGCTATCTATGGGAAGGGAGATTCTCTCAG ACCAAAAAAGTTTAAAGGCATGAAACATTCATCTTCGCTTTCAAAAGAAGCCAAACATAGATCTGGCAAGTCAGGCAATGATCCTAAAAATATGGACGTAGCTGGAGAGGGTAACTCTGTTGCTGATTCAGACTTACCTGAGAGGATACAG ATGATTGAGGACATTGTAGGATCTATTCCAGTTGACAGAATGAGTATTGAAGAAGAAAGTTCTTGGATACTACGCCAACTTGAATCCAACATAAATCCTTTCTTCAGTGAGGCCAAATCCTGTGGACTAGGTGATTCAGTAAATAGAGAGGATATTGTTAGGTTCTTGGAATTGTATCATATAAAGAAATATGAT ATTCCGTTTATTGCCATGTACCGTAAAGAACAATGCCCCAGTCTTCTGAGAGATGGTAAACAGGATGACTCAGAAAGCACATTATTGAATGATGGTGAGGGAAAACCTAAACTGAACTGGCACAAG ATACTCTGGATAATCAAGGAATTGGACATAAAATGGTTACATCTTCAGAAACGAAAGAGCATGCTCCAAAGATACTATAACAAACATTTTGAGGATGAATGCCAAATGTCTTTCCTTGCCGAGGAATCCAGTTTCCACAAGCAGATTTTTGACTCGATCACCAATATGCTCGAGAAGGCTGAAACAGAGAAAGAGATTGATGATGTTGATATGAAGTTTAATTTGTATTTTCCACCAGCTGATGAGTTCTTAAGTAGTGGTTATAAAAGGCCTCTGATGAAGACATACTATTCCGATTGCAGAAAGGCAGGATTATCTTCACTTGCTAGGAAAATTGGAAATCCTGAGAAATTTAGTTCTCTAGTTACTCTTAACAGAGTG GGAGTTGCCAGTGAAGAAGATCCAGAGGAATCTCCAGAGGAGATGGCTGCAATATATACATGTGAAACTTTTCGAACTTCCGAAGCCGTACTTAAAGGCGCCAGGCACATG gCTTCCTTGATGTTAAGCTGTGAGATACCTTTCAGGAAACATGTCCGCAGCATATTTATGGATAAGGCTTTAGTATCAACTAGCCCTACATTGAAAGGAAATATAGCAATAGATTCCTTTCATGAATTTGCTGGGTTTAAGTGGCTGAAGGACAAACCTCTCTTGAAGTTTGAGGATTCTCAGTGGCTTCTCATTCAGAAGGGTGAAGAAGAGGAACTTCTTAAAGTTGAAATAAAGTTGCCTGATGATGCTGTAAAGGAGTTGTTGGCGATCTTCAACGATGCTTATCTCAAAGACTCTGAAGGAACATCTACTCAACTTTGGAATGAGCAGCGTAAATCAATCGTGCAGGATACTATTTCAAGCATTCTTTTGCCATCTATGGAGAAGGAAGCACGTGCGTTGTTAAATGCTAAGGCCAAAATCTGCTCATTAATGAAGTATGGGATGCAGTTTTGGAACAGAATCTCTGTGGCACCGTATCTAAACAATGACAATGCTGCTGCACAAGAGCGGGGAGTAGTGGCTTGTTGCTGGGGAAATGGTAAGCCAGGTACCACATTTGTCATGTTGGATTCTAAAGGCGAGTTGGTTGATATAATGCATGCCGGGTCACTGACACTGCGATCTCAGAATGTCAATGATCAGCAGCGCAGAAAAAGTGACCAGAAGTGTGTCCTCAAGTTCCTAACAATTCATCGACCAAAGGTTATTGTACTAGGAGCTGCCAATGCGACCTGTATAAGGTTGAAGGAGGACATCAATGAG ATTATTTCCATGATGTCTGAGGACAATTTTCAAGACGTCAGTCAAGAGATGAATGGACTACCAGCAGTTGTATTGGGGGACGAAGGCTTGCCACATCTCTATGAAGAGTCAGAGATATCAATGAGCCAGTTCCCCAGACAATATG GCATTGTAAAGAGAGCTGTGGCCCTTGGACGTTACCTTCTAAATCCACTGGCAATGGTTGCAACTCTCTGTGGAGTCAATAAAGAGGTATTGTCTTGGAAATTAAACCCTCTGGAGAGATTCCTATCAAGTGATGAGAAAATGGAGATGATAGAATGGATCATGATAGATATTACTAACCAAGTAGGTATAGACATAAATATGGGAATTAGACATGACTGGCTGTTGGCACCGTTGCTGTTTGTTTCTGGTCTTGGACCCACGAAAGCTGGTGTTTTGCACCGAGAACTACTTGGAGGTACAGATGTGAGAAATCGGAAGGACTTGGCTAAATTTGGACTGAACACAAAAAGGGTTTTCTGCAATGCTGTTGGTTTTTTACAGGTTTCTGGTGATGACCCAAATTTTATTGATACTGCTGGCAATATCCTTGACCGTACGAGAATTCATCCAGAGTCATATAGTCTTGCTGAGGAATTAGCTAAAGCTGTTGTTACTATACATTATGCTGATGCCAATGATACCCAAGTGAATGCAATTGAATGTATTCAAAATGAACCAAAACTGCTAGAGAGTTTTGATCTAAATGAATATGCTGATAGAATGGAAACTGAAAAAGGTGAATACAAAAGAGTTACTCTTTTTGACATGAAGATGGAACTAGTCCATGGATTTAATGATCCCAGAAGTCCTTATCAGGAACCGACTCAAGAGGATGAGTTCTACATGGTAACTGGAGAAACAGGGGTTGCACTGATTGAAGGAGAAAGAGTTCAGGCAACAGTTCGCCGTGTGCTGGCTCGTCAGGCATTCTGTGTGCTTGAATCTGGAATATCTGGAGTACTGTTTAAGGAGGACTTTTCAGATGATATTGGGGATATACCATTGACTGAAAAATTGCGTGAAGGCGTTGTGCTGAAATGCAAGATCAAACTAATTGATAAGAGTAGATGCCAGGTTAATCTGACATGTAAAGTGAGTGAATTGAAGAGTGTTGGTGATCAAAGTTTCCGCGACATGGATCCCTATTATTGTCAAGGAAACTTCGACTTGCTAAGTAAACAAGAGTCAACAGACAAAAAGGATGTAAATAAAAATTTCTTGTCGAGAAAAATTTCTCATCCCCATTTTCAGAATATAACTGCAGATCAGGCAAAGGAG TTCCTTGCAGAGAAGATCGTTGGGGAATTTATCTTCCACCCAAGTTCAAGGGGTCTATGTTATTTGACCCTATCTCTTAAATTTTTTGACGCACTTTATGTGCACAAAGACATTTTGGAAGGTGAGAAGAGTGATGATATGAATAGCTTGGTTGAACTTGGAAGGACATTAAAAGTAGGAGATGAAATATTTGAGAGCATAGATAAG GTTATTGAACTCTATGTCAACCCATTGGTAGTTCATCTGAAAGATTTGATTAATTTCCGAAAATTTAAAAAGGGCACCAAAGCGGAAGTTGACGAACTATTGAAACACGAGAAGGAGGAATATCCAAACAGGATACCATATGGCATTGGCATTTCGTTTGAGCATCCTGGGGTTTTTATATTGTCTTACATTAGAAGTACAAATCCACATCATGAGTATATTGCTCTCCATCCAAAAGGATTCAAATTCAGGAAGCAAATATTCAACAATGTTGAGCAGCTGATGGCATATTTCCAAAATCATATCAATGATAATGTTGCACGAGCAAATGACCAATCAAAAG ATTACAATGACAGTGGGGGTGGCCGCGGCCGCGGTCGTGGTCGTGGCGGGGGTGGTGGTTCATGCTACAAATGTGGTGAGTCGGGTCACATGGCTAGGGAGTGCACTCAGGAGGGTGGTGGAGGTGGAGGTGGAGGGAGGGGCGGTGGTGGTGGAACATGCTACAAATGTGGTGAGTCAGGTCACATGGCTAGGGAATGCACGCAAGAGGGTGGTGGAGGTGGAGGGAGGGGTGGCGGTGGAACATGCTACAAATGTGGTGAGTCAGGTCACATGGCTAGGGAATGCACTCAAGAGGGTGGCGGAGGTGGAGGAAGGGGTGGTGGTGGAACATGCTACAAATGTGGTGAGTCGGGTCATATGGCTAGGGAATGCACTCAGGAGGGTGGCGGAGGTGGAGGGAGAGGCGGCGGTGGTGGCGGAGCATGTTACAAATGTGGTGAGTCAGGTCACATGGCTAGGGAATGCACTCAAGAGGGCGGTGGAGGTGGAGGGAGGGGAGGTGGTTCATGCTACAAATGTGGTGAGTCAGGTCACATGGCTAGGGAATGCACTCAAGAGGGTGGTGGAGGTGGAGGGTGGAGCAGCAGTGGTGGGCGAAGAGGTGGAAGAGGCCGTGGCCGTGGACGTGGTTCTAGCTATAGCTCTTTCTCTCATGATGATAGCGTTGATGTCAACGATGGTGGTGGGTTTGGTACTTCAAATGGTGGGAGTGGATGGGGAGGAACTGGTGGTGGGAGTGGATGGGGAGGGAGTGGTGGTAAAAGTTGGGGTGGAAATAGTACTAATGAAGAAAGCAATCCCGAAAAAGGTGGTTGGGGGGTCACAGCTGCCGATAATGGTGGATCTGGAAATGATAATTCTGGATGGAGTTCCGCTCATGGGAAGAATGCAACCTCTTCTGGTGGTGAGAGTGGATGGGGAGCAACTGGTGGTAAAAGTTGGGGTGGAAATAGTTCTAACAAAGAAAGCAATACAACAGAAGGTGGTTGGGGAGTCACAACTGGATCGGGAAATGAAACAGGTGGTACAAGTTGGGGTGGAAATAGTACTAACAAAGAGAGCAATGCAACAAAAGGTGGTTGGGGAGTCACAACTGGATCTGGAAATGAAATTGGTGGTAAAAGTTGGGGTGGAAATAGTACTAACAAAGAGAGCAATACAGCAGTAGGTAGTTGGGGAGTCATGGCTGGATCTGGAAATGAAACTGGGGGTAAAAGTTGGGGTGGTAATAGTACTAACAATGAAAGCAATACAACAGGAGGTGGTTGGGGAGTCACGGCTGGATCTGGAAATGAAACTGGTGGTAAAAGTTGGGGTGGAAATAGTACTAACAAAGAAAGCAATACAACAGAAGGTGGTTGGGGAGTCACAACTGGATCTGGAAATGAAACAGGTGGTAAAAGTTGGGGAGAAAATAGTACTAACAAAGAGAGCAATGCAGCAGTAGGTGGTTGGGGAGTCACGGCTGGATCTGGAAATGAAACTGGTGGTAAAAGTTGGGGTGGTAATAGTACTAACAATGAAAGCAATACAACAGGAGGTGGTTGGGGAGTCATGGCTGGATCTGGAAATGAAACTGGTGGTAAAAGTTGGGGTGGTACTAGTACTAACAATGAAAGCAATACAACAGGAGGTGGTTGGGGAGTCACGGCTGCATCTGGAAATGAAACTGGTGGTAAAAGTTGGGGTGGAAATAGTACTAACAAAGAAAGCAATACAACAGAAGGTGGTTGGGGAGTCACAACTGGATCTGGAAATGAAACTGGTGGTAAAAGTTGGGGTGGAAATAGTACTAACAAAGAAAGCAATACAACAGGTGGTTGGGGAGTCACAACTGGATCTGGAAATCAAGATTCTGGATGGAGTTCTGGTCATTGGAAGAATGCAGCTCCTTCTGGTGGTGAGAGTGGATGGGGAGGGACTAATGGGGGAAGTGGATGGGGAGGTACTGGAGGGAGTGGGGGTAAAAGTTGGGGTGGAAGTAGTACATATGAAGAAAATAATACAGCAGAAGGCGGAGGCAGTGGCTATGGAGGCGGTGGTGGACGAGGAAGTGGACGAGGTGGTGGGGCGTGTTTCAAGTGTGGTGAATCGGGTCACATGGCTAGGGACTGCACCCAAGAGGGAGGTGGAGGGAGGGGTGGTGGTGGACGGGGAGGTGGTAGAGGTGGTGGGGCGTGCTTCAAATGTGGTGAATCAGGTCACATGGCTAGGGACTGCACCCAAGAGGGTGGTGGAGGTGGACGAGGAGGCGGAAGAGGTGGTGGGGCGTGCTTCAAGTGTGGTGAGTCGGGTCACATGTCTAGGGAATGCACCCAGAATGGTGGTGGAGGTGGAGGAGGATGGGGAGGCGGTGGACGAGGAGGCGGAAGAGGTGGTGGCGTGTGCTTCAAGTGTGGTGAGTCAGGGCACATGGCTAGGGAATGCACCCAGGAGGGTGGAGGAGGTGGAGGGAGGGGTAGTGGCGGTGGTGGAGCATGCTTCAAATGTGGCGAGTCTGGTCACATGGCTAGGGAATGCACCCAAGAGGGTGGCAGTGGCGGAGGTGGTGGAGGGAGGTATGGGGGCGGCGGCGGTGGAAACTGTTTCAAATGTGGGGAGTCTGGGCATTTTGCGAGAGAATGCCCATCCAGCACTAGTTGA